One genomic segment of bacterium includes these proteins:
- a CDS encoding sigma-70 family RNA polymerase sigma factor, with protein sequence MSGKAEGTGALGERGFLERLRAGDEAAFEELIQIHQGPLYGFLLRMTGEPDDALDLVQETFIRALRSLSTFRGESTLKTWLHRIAMNLFLNEKRRPQRETVTPEELESQEPGFWDRLTGHVPEPDEVVESRQEMARLEKAILKLPEEYRSVLLLRDREGHTAQEVAELLEISVAAVKSRLHRARMFVRQEMLGTA encoded by the coding sequence ATGTCCGGGAAGGCGGAAGGTACGGGTGCCCTGGGTGAGCGCGGATTTCTCGAGCGCCTTCGCGCGGGCGATGAGGCGGCTTTCGAGGAGTTGATCCAGATCCATCAGGGCCCGCTTTACGGTTTTCTGCTCCGCATGACGGGCGAGCCGGACGACGCGCTCGATCTGGTGCAGGAAACTTTTATCCGGGCGCTTCGGAGCCTTTCCACTTTCCGCGGGGAATCGACGCTCAAGACCTGGCTGCACCGCATTGCGATGAACCTGTTCTTGAATGAAAAGCGCCGGCCGCAGCGCGAGACCGTCACGCCCGAGGAACTCGAAAGCCAAGAGCCGGGTTTTTGGGATCGGCTGACCGGCCATGTCCCCGAACCGGATGAGGTGGTTGAGAGCCGGCAGGAGATGGCCCGTTTGGAAAAGGCCATATTGAAGTTGCCCGAGGAGTACCGCAGCGTTCTGCTCCTTCGGGATCGGGAGGGGCACACGGCCCAGGAAGTGGCGGAGTTGTTGGAGATATCGGTTGCCGCCGTGAAAAGCCGGCTTCACAGGGCGCGGATGTTTGTCCGGCAAGAGATGCTGGGGACGGCGTGA
- a CDS encoding anti-sigma factor: MRTIMHAIQLMIYGPKEGEMLCSDVGPLLSEFIDEEVDAATLEKIKAHLDMCAPCRKFMESLEKTSRMLRSDPSLQISEDAAKQMMEKLRAEYQRAREGLGGHHAQ, translated from the coding sequence ATGCGTACCATCATGCATGCCATCCAGTTGATGATCTACGGCCCGAAGGAAGGGGAGATGCTCTGCAGCGATGTGGGGCCTCTCCTCTCGGAGTTCATCGACGAGGAGGTTGATGCGGCGACGCTGGAAAAAATAAAGGCCCATCTGGATATGTGCGCCCCTTGCCGGAAATTCATGGAATCGCTCGAAAAAACTTCCCGCATGCTGCGGTCCGATCCCTCCCTGCAAATTTCCGAGGATGCGGCGAAGCAGATGATGGAAAAGCTCCGGGCCGAATACCAGCGCGCCCGCGAGGGACTCGGTGGCCACCACGCGCAGTAG